A genome region from Eurosta solidaginis isolate ZX-2024a chromosome 2, ASM4086904v1, whole genome shotgun sequence includes the following:
- the LOC137241984 gene encoding zinc carboxypeptidase A 1-like, protein MSLKYNLILALCLMAVAVSIAERARYDNYRVYKVTASDEKELEFVKKMESSSDSLIFLDGVQIVKKSMEVVVAPHKLPDFLKALKSQDIDFELLTDNLQAHLDQDEKSNKRMQGRATGYNWEAYQTLDDTYTWLIRWANSYPNNVTLIEGGKTYEKRSILGLKISYNNGQAKKPGIFVEGGIHAREWISPAVVTYLINELMTSGDPAIKDLQQNYDWYIFPHTNPDGYVHTHTTNRLWRKTRQPHGVCYGADPNRNWGFQWNTVGASNDPCSDTYAGPKPWSEIETKSLSNYITSLQGKIQFYLSFHSYSQYVLYPFGHTNELPKNVADYKRVFDAAVDGFGQRYGTKYTGGNIYDAIYPASGSSTDWAYGHLDIPMSYCVELRPGPNAFLTGFRLPADKIIPTSEETVDAIIAMVNEIKAMGYFNV, encoded by the coding sequence ATGTCGTTAAAATACAATTTGATTTTGGCACTCTGCCTAATGGCAGTAGCCGTGAGTATCGCTGAACGGGCGCGTTATGACAATTATCGTGTTTATAAAGTGACTGCATCCGATGAGAAGGAATTGGAATTTGTCAAAAAAATGGAATCATCGAGTGATTCATTGATTTTCTTAGATGGCGTACAAATAGTGAAGAAATCAATGGAAGTTGTTGTAGCACCACATAAGCTACCCGATTTCCTGAAAGCTTTGAAAAGCCAAGACATCGATTTCGAACTGTTGACTGATAATTTGCAAGCGCATTTAGATCAGGACGAGAAGAGTAATAAGCGAATGCAAGGACGTGCAACTGGCTATAACTGGGAAGCTTATCAAACATTAGATGATACTTATACTTGGCTGATAAGATGGGCAAATTCATATCCAAATAATGTTACACTTATTGAGGGTGGCAAAACATATGAGAAACGTTCAATATTGGgtttgaaaatttcatacaatAATGGTCAGGCCAAAAAACCCGGTATCTTTGTCGAAGGTGGCATACACGCACGTGAATGGATTTCACCAGCAGTTGTTACATATTTGATAAATGAATTAATGACCTCAGGAGATCCCGCTATAAAGGATTTGCAACAAAACTACGATTGGTATATCTTTCCACATACGAATCCCGATGGTTATGTACACACTCATACAACAAATCGTTTATGGCGTAAGACACGTCAGCCACATGGTGTTTGTTATGGTGCGGATCCGAATCGTAATTGGGGCTTCCAATGGAATACGGTTGGGGCCAGCAACGATCCATGCAGTGATACTTATGCTGGCCCTAAACCATGGTCTGAAATTGAAACAAAGTCACTGTCTAATTATATTACATCGTTGCAGGGCAAAATCCAGTTTTATCTCTCGTTCCATTCCTATTCACAATATGTGCTCTATCCATTTGGTCATACCAACGAATTGCCGAAGAATGTGGCTGATTACAAACGCGTTTTTGATGCTGCCGTAGATGGTTTTGGTCAACGTTACGGTACTAAATATACGGGTGGTAACATTTACGATGCAATTTATCCCGCATCGGGCTCCAGTACCGACTGGGCGTATGGCCACTTGGACATTCCTATGTCTTACTGCGTCGAATTACGTCCAGGTCCAAATGCTTTTCTTACAGGCTTTAGATTGCCAGCCGATAAAATTATTCCTACATCTGAGGAAACTGTGGATGCGATTATTGCGatggttaatgaaattaaagctaTGGGTTATTTTAATGTATAA